The following coding sequences lie in one Onychomys torridus chromosome X, mOncTor1.1, whole genome shotgun sequence genomic window:
- the Tspan6 gene encoding tetraspanin-6 isoform X1, producing the protein MASPSRRLQTKPVITCFKSVLLIYTFIFWITGVILLAVGIWGKVSLENYFSLLNEKATNVPFVLIGTGTVIILLGTFGCFATCRASAWMLKLYAMFLTLIFLVELVAAIVGFVFRHEIKNSFKNNYENALKEYNSTGDYRSEAVDKIQRTLHCCGVTNYRDWKGTNYYSETGFPKSCCKLEGCFPHRDADKVNEEGCFIKVMTIIESEMGVVAGISFGVACFQLIGIFLAYCLSRAITNNQYEIV; encoded by the exons ATGGCGTCCCCATCTCGGAGGCTGCAGACTAAACCAGTCATTACTTGTTTCAAAAGCGTTCTCTTGATCTACACTTTCATCTTTTGG ATCACTGGTGTTATCCTTCTTGCCGTTGGCATTTGGGGCAAGGTGAGCctggaaaattatttttccctCTTAAATGAGAAGGCCACCAATGTCCCTTTTGTGCTTATCGGCACAGGCACTGTCATCATTCTGTTGGGCACCTTTGGTTGTTTTGCTACCTGTAGAGCCTCAGCATGGATGTTAAAACTG TACGCGATGTTTCTGACACTCATTTTCTTAGTCGAACTAGTTGCTGCCATTGTAGGATTTGTTTTCAGACACGAG ATTAAGaacagctttaaaaataactatgaaaACGCTTTGAAGGAATACAATTCCACGGGGGATTATAGAAGCGAAGCTGTAGACAAGATCCAACGTACG ttgcatTGTTGTGGTGTCACCAATTACAGGGATTGGAAAGGTACCAATTATTACTCAGAAACAGGATTTCCCAAGAGTTGCTGTAAACTGGAAGGTTGTTTTCCACACAGGGATGCAGATAAAGTTAATGAAGAG GGTTGTTTCATAAAGGTAATGACAATTATAGAGTCGGAAATGGGAGTCGTGGCTGGAATTTCTTTTGGAGTTGCTTGCTTTCAG CTAATTGGAATCTTTCTCGCCTACTGCCTGTCACGTGCCATAACAAATAATCAGTATGAAATAGTGTAA
- the Tspan6 gene encoding tetraspanin-6 isoform X3 encodes MLKLYAMFLTLIFLVELVAAIVGFVFRHEIKNSFKNNYENALKEYNSTGDYRSEAVDKIQRTLHCCGVTNYRDWKGTNYYSETGFPKSCCKLEGCFPHRDADKVNEEGCFIKVMTIIESEMGVVAGISFGVACFQLIGIFLAYCLSRAITNNQYEIV; translated from the exons ATGTTAAAACTG TACGCGATGTTTCTGACACTCATTTTCTTAGTCGAACTAGTTGCTGCCATTGTAGGATTTGTTTTCAGACACGAG ATTAAGaacagctttaaaaataactatgaaaACGCTTTGAAGGAATACAATTCCACGGGGGATTATAGAAGCGAAGCTGTAGACAAGATCCAACGTACG ttgcatTGTTGTGGTGTCACCAATTACAGGGATTGGAAAGGTACCAATTATTACTCAGAAACAGGATTTCCCAAGAGTTGCTGTAAACTGGAAGGTTGTTTTCCACACAGGGATGCAGATAAAGTTAATGAAGAG GGTTGTTTCATAAAGGTAATGACAATTATAGAGTCGGAAATGGGAGTCGTGGCTGGAATTTCTTTTGGAGTTGCTTGCTTTCAG CTAATTGGAATCTTTCTCGCCTACTGCCTGTCACGTGCCATAACAAATAATCAGTATGAAATAGTGTAA
- the Tspan6 gene encoding tetraspanin-6 isoform X2 — protein sequence MASPSRRLQTKPVITCFKSVLLIYTFIFWRGVFHNHWCYPSCRWHLGQGTVIILLGTFGCFATCRASAWMLKLYAMFLTLIFLVELVAAIVGFVFRHEIKNSFKNNYENALKEYNSTGDYRSEAVDKIQRTLHCCGVTNYRDWKGTNYYSETGFPKSCCKLEGCFPHRDADKVNEEGCFIKVMTIIESEMGVVAGISFGVACFQLIGIFLAYCLSRAITNNQYEIV from the exons ATGGCGTCCCCATCTCGGAGGCTGCAGACTAAACCAGTCATTACTTGTTTCAAAAGCGTTCTCTTGATCTACACTTTCATCTTTTGG AGGGGAGTTTTTCACA ATCACTGGTGTTATCCTTCTTGCCGTTGGCATTTGGGGCAAG GCACTGTCATCATTCTGTTGGGCACCTTTGGTTGTTTTGCTACCTGTAGAGCCTCAGCATGGATGTTAAAACTG TACGCGATGTTTCTGACACTCATTTTCTTAGTCGAACTAGTTGCTGCCATTGTAGGATTTGTTTTCAGACACGAG ATTAAGaacagctttaaaaataactatgaaaACGCTTTGAAGGAATACAATTCCACGGGGGATTATAGAAGCGAAGCTGTAGACAAGATCCAACGTACG ttgcatTGTTGTGGTGTCACCAATTACAGGGATTGGAAAGGTACCAATTATTACTCAGAAACAGGATTTCCCAAGAGTTGCTGTAAACTGGAAGGTTGTTTTCCACACAGGGATGCAGATAAAGTTAATGAAGAG GGTTGTTTCATAAAGGTAATGACAATTATAGAGTCGGAAATGGGAGTCGTGGCTGGAATTTCTTTTGGAGTTGCTTGCTTTCAG CTAATTGGAATCTTTCTCGCCTACTGCCTGTCACGTGCCATAACAAATAATCAGTATGAAATAGTGTAA